A stretch of Clostridium formicaceticum DNA encodes these proteins:
- a CDS encoding ABC transporter substrate-binding protein, producing the protein MKKMLKIRKIIAVMVLPLLLYVTGCSPTDQDGTKAEFNWKSEEGKTISVFLTQHPYTDAIIKKLPDFEEKTGITVDYILSPEDNYFNKLSLSFESQNPPDVYMTGVYQLWEYVPNNYVQELDEFINDLNLTDSSYDIDDFYPNILDSLKWNSSLGHRMGKGSILAVPMGFEQYVLAYNKRIFAERGLKPPKTINDLLQLSKDLHEFDGKGTYALALRGIRSWTSVHPGYMSTYVAYGAKDFELADDKLISVVNSPEAVEATDKWVEIIKKGASPSWQSYTWYQASADFGAGRAAMLYDADAVGYFQNVKGYSKEAGNIAWVTAPLPYEGAENKSNLWIWNLAMNKQSKEKNASWLFMQYFTNKEHQLWSALEVNGVNTPRQSVFNNPKYTDMIAQSDNYIETFNQTIEHASIQFMPQPYFTETTDLWAGTIQDLVASKYKSTQEGMDVLKEEMDKALNEVKVK; encoded by the coding sequence ATGAAGAAAATGCTGAAAATACGAAAAATCATTGCGGTTATGGTTTTACCATTGCTCTTATACGTCACAGGTTGTTCCCCAACAGATCAAGATGGAACCAAGGCAGAATTCAACTGGAAGAGTGAAGAGGGCAAAACAATCAGCGTCTTTTTAACGCAACATCCCTACACAGACGCAATTATAAAAAAATTGCCAGACTTTGAAGAAAAGACTGGTATCACAGTGGATTATATATTGAGTCCAGAGGATAATTACTTCAATAAATTGTCTTTATCCTTTGAAAGTCAGAATCCTCCAGATGTTTATATGACCGGTGTGTATCAGCTTTGGGAATATGTGCCTAACAATTATGTACAGGAATTAGACGAATTTATCAACGATTTAAATTTAACGGATTCATCTTATGATATAGATGATTTTTATCCAAATATCCTTGATTCGTTGAAATGGAACTCATCTCTGGGTCATCGTATGGGCAAAGGTTCAATTTTGGCAGTACCCATGGGTTTTGAGCAATATGTATTGGCCTACAATAAAAGGATCTTTGCTGAAAGAGGGTTGAAACCGCCAAAAACAATCAATGATCTATTACAGCTTAGTAAAGATTTGCACGAATTTGACGGAAAAGGAACGTACGCTTTGGCGCTGCGAGGCATACGCTCCTGGACTTCTGTCCATCCCGGTTATATGTCAACCTATGTAGCATACGGTGCAAAGGATTTTGAATTGGCAGACGATAAGCTTATATCCGTTGTTAACAGTCCCGAAGCTGTCGAAGCAACTGATAAATGGGTGGAAATCATCAAAAAGGGGGCATCGCCTTCGTGGCAAAGTTACACATGGTATCAGGCCAGCGCAGATTTTGGTGCAGGGCGAGCGGCGATGTTATACGATGCCGATGCAGTAGGCTATTTTCAAAATGTAAAAGGTTATTCCAAGGAAGCAGGTAATATCGCATGGGTAACAGCACCTCTTCCCTATGAAGGGGCAGAAAATAAATCAAATTTATGGATTTGGAATCTGGCAATGAATAAGCAGTCAAAAGAAAAAAACGCATCATGGCTCTTTATGCAATATTTTACAAATAAAGAACATCAACTTTGGTCAGCATTGGAAGTAAACGGTGTGAATACGCCAAGGCAATCGGTTTTTAACAATCCTAAATATACGGATATGATTGCACAATCCGACAATTACATCGAGACCTTCAATCAGACCATTGAACATGCATCTATACAGTTTATGCCCCAGCCCTACTTTACAGAGACAACGGATTTGTGGGCAGGAACAATACAAGATTTGGTTGCTTCTAAATATAAAAGCACACAAGAAGGCATGGATGTTCTAAAAGAGGAAATGGATAAAGCTCTTAACGAAGTTAAAGTTAAATGA
- a CDS encoding cache domain-containing sensor histidine kinase, translating to MNRFTIKTKLFLSNCILAILSVLVIWLVVSNVYIQLLQDKQINYVKNLSESSKQQIDFLLQLTRNTGSYLGSNAEFLNILTSNDDMDKETDLNEILKSAVMLQDYINSIFVFDANGHFYTSDFSVNENHLKKIAEQYSLSKNNNARNDRFEFIRNAAYRKSIILDTILYLQPVFDRNTEDMLGLIMIEIDSSTINQLLTVFSIQNDEKLLLVDAEQNVIVNFPYNSNLSDIPKSYPQLMEERNVSIEGSIFGEQNFIVSTSIGYTDWKLIRAIPFDHIYEEIDALNLYIWIAAIILFFICIIISSVLSSTFIAPIKKLRDKILMVEKGDLKVRSEVSTNDELGQLSNSFDRMVVRLDRLITDRINDEKKKAEMNLQILQAQINPHFLYNTLDTIKWMANIQNVPSVANSIIYLINLLKYNINVKETDVLLEEEIDNIINYVNLQKLSMGDTFEVEISVSDDLRQCRILKFILQPIVENAIFHGFDETKDEFIIQIKAITEKDCLIIDVIDNGVGMQEDTVNSILEKDYKAKFSGIGIKNIDERIKLYFGEQYGLKFHSTLGKNTTVTLTMPLIEN from the coding sequence ATGAATCGGTTTACAATCAAAACTAAGCTTTTTCTTTCCAATTGCATATTAGCGATTCTTTCTGTACTTGTGATTTGGCTTGTAGTTAGCAATGTCTATATACAGCTTTTACAGGACAAGCAAATCAATTATGTAAAAAATCTTTCAGAATCCTCTAAACAGCAAATTGATTTTTTATTGCAATTAACTCGGAATACTGGTTCCTATTTGGGTTCTAACGCAGAGTTTCTTAATATACTGACAAGCAATGACGACATGGATAAAGAAACGGATTTAAACGAAATATTAAAGTCGGCTGTTATGCTTCAGGACTATATCAATTCTATTTTTGTATTCGACGCCAACGGTCATTTTTATACAAGCGATTTTTCCGTAAATGAAAACCATTTAAAAAAAATTGCCGAGCAATATTCCTTATCGAAGAACAATAATGCCCGCAACGACCGCTTTGAATTTATACGCAACGCCGCCTACCGCAAAAGCATTATACTAGATACGATTTTGTATCTCCAGCCTGTGTTTGATAGAAATACGGAAGATATGTTGGGGTTAATTATGATTGAGATTGACTCAAGCACAATTAATCAACTACTTACAGTTTTTTCTATACAAAATGATGAAAAATTACTTCTCGTTGATGCAGAACAAAATGTGATTGTCAATTTTCCGTACAACTCTAATTTAAGCGATATCCCAAAGAGTTATCCTCAATTGATGGAGGAGAGAAATGTTTCTATTGAAGGAAGTATCTTTGGCGAGCAAAATTTTATTGTTTCAACCTCCATCGGTTACACCGATTGGAAATTAATCCGCGCCATTCCCTTTGACCATATTTATGAAGAAATCGATGCTCTAAATCTTTATATCTGGATTGCCGCTATCATATTATTTTTTATCTGCATCATTATTTCATCGGTTTTATCCTCTACTTTTATCGCCCCCATCAAAAAATTGCGCGACAAAATCTTGATGGTAGAAAAGGGCGATTTAAAAGTACGTTCAGAAGTATCAACAAACGATGAACTGGGTCAATTAAGCAATTCATTCGATCGGATGGTTGTCCGTTTGGATAGGTTGATTACGGATCGGATTAATGATGAAAAGAAAAAGGCCGAAATGAACTTACAAATACTACAAGCTCAAATCAACCCTCATTTTTTATACAATACACTCGACACCATTAAGTGGATGGCCAATATACAAAATGTTCCCAGCGTGGCAAACTCCATCATTTATTTAATCAATCTGTTGAAATATAATATTAATGTCAAAGAGACAGACGTCTTGTTGGAAGAAGAAATTGACAATATTATTAATTATGTCAACCTACAAAAATTAAGCATGGGTGACACCTTTGAAGTTGAAATATCCGTTTCTGATGATTTACGACAATGCCGTATCCTCAAATTTATATTGCAGCCTATTGTTGAGAACGCTATTTTCCACGGTTTCGATGAAACAAAAGATGAATTCATCATACAAATTAAAGCTATCACGGAGAAGGATTGTTTGATCATTGATGTGATCGATAATGGTGTTGGTATGCAGGAAGACACTGTAAATAGTATCCTTGAAAAAGACTACAAAGCAAAATTCAGCGGAATCGGCATCAAAAACATTGACGAAAGAATCAAGCTATATTTCGGCGAACAGTATGGTCTGAAATTTCACAGCACGCTAGGGAAAAACACTACCGTAACGCTGACTATGCCACTGATTGAGAATTAA
- a CDS encoding response regulator transcription factor, which translates to MIKVLIADDEILVRIGLKSTIDWETEGYELVGEAQNGQEAVALFEQYDPDILMTDIKMPVMDGIELIKTLKERKPDLKCIILSHYNDFEYAQEALNSGANRYILKSDLKAENLLITLKKVSAELDQKGRGNIRPKSQIDTTEFFDDLMYNNDLKRYGSLFLGKYYVMAIGSIKKQPVDLNRDIVSAIENVAFQLKRSNSINYISKIISNKIYYLFHYQKENSNTDDLQSKKIISYLTLLRKNIRQYLDLNIMFAVSREGNSFDNVSTLYYEAIRASQDCFFDGETIVVYHTAMDSPPPLCPKLDFKMLKNYITLSDKKSMNAYINSFFNQLFHIRIKEYVEERFIDFLSFAKVIMNQLGIPQIETLLDEKLNYTSFSRLYTFNNVRSYVLSLYETIIDRYTGDSSEKYSYVMRKSIQYIKENYAQNLTLSSIAAHVEISNSYLSLLFKQETGVNLITYITNYRIEKAKELLLTSNCKIYEIAQMVGFENSYYFSKVFKEITGMTCKQYKNRME; encoded by the coding sequence ATGATTAAAGTTTTAATTGCAGATGACGAAATTTTAGTTCGTATTGGATTAAAATCCACAATTGATTGGGAAACAGAAGGATATGAACTGGTGGGTGAAGCACAAAACGGTCAGGAGGCAGTTGCGTTGTTTGAGCAATATGACCCTGATATTTTAATGACAGACATCAAAATGCCTGTCATGGACGGCATTGAATTAATTAAGACCTTAAAGGAGCGGAAGCCTGATTTAAAATGTATCATCCTTTCCCATTATAATGATTTTGAATATGCACAAGAGGCTTTAAATTCTGGCGCAAACCGCTATATCTTAAAGTCTGATCTGAAGGCTGAAAACCTTTTGATTACCCTAAAAAAAGTATCAGCTGAGCTGGATCAAAAAGGAAGGGGCAATATCCGTCCCAAAAGTCAGATCGATACAACGGAATTTTTTGACGATCTTATGTATAACAATGATCTGAAACGATATGGTTCTCTTTTTTTAGGAAAATATTATGTAATGGCTATAGGCAGCATAAAAAAACAGCCTGTGGACTTAAATCGTGATATAGTTTCCGCTATCGAAAACGTTGCCTTTCAATTAAAAAGAAGTAATTCAATTAATTACATTAGCAAAATTATAAGCAATAAAATCTATTATTTATTTCACTATCAGAAAGAGAATTCAAATACGGATGATTTGCAATCAAAAAAAATTATTTCTTATTTAACTCTTTTAAGGAAGAATATACGGCAATATTTGGATTTGAATATTATGTTTGCCGTTAGCCGTGAAGGTAATTCATTTGACAACGTTAGCACATTATATTATGAAGCGATCCGGGCGTCACAGGACTGCTTTTTTGACGGCGAAACCATCGTTGTTTACCATACAGCAATGGATAGTCCCCCGCCGCTATGCCCAAAATTGGATTTTAAGATGCTCAAAAATTATATAACATTATCCGATAAGAAAAGCATGAATGCCTATATCAACAGCTTTTTTAACCAGCTTTTCCATATTCGGATCAAGGAATATGTTGAGGAGCGGTTTATCGATTTTTTAAGCTTTGCCAAGGTAATTATGAATCAGTTGGGCATACCTCAAATAGAAACGTTATTAGATGAGAAATTGAATTATACCAGTTTTAGTAGACTGTATACGTTTAACAATGTACGTAGTTATGTACTATCTCTTTACGAAACAATCATCGACCGTTACACCGGCGATTCTTCAGAAAAATACTCTTATGTGATGCGTAAAAGCATACAATACATCAAGGAAAACTATGCCCAAAACTTAACATTAAGCTCTATAGCCGCCCATGTAGAAATCAGCAACAGCTATTTAAGTCTTCTGTTTAAGCAAGAGACAGGCGTAAATTTAATTACATATATCACTAATTACCGTATTGAAAAAGCAAAGGAACTGCTTTTGACTTCCAATTGCAAAATATATGAAATTGCTCAAATGGTTGGCTTTGAAAATTCATATTATTTTAGCAAAGTTTTTAAAGAAATAACAGGTATGACCTGTAAACAATATAAAAACAGAATGGAGTAA
- a CDS encoding glucose 1-dehydrogenase translates to MRLKEKIAIVTGAGRGIGRAIALRLAQEGATVVINDINKENLYKVKEEIQQLGQKTTAIVGDVSNPVDVDGIVNQTVKAYGKLDIMVANAGIASVKFSVEMTPEEWDKIFAVNCRGVFLCDTAAAKQMMKQKSGKIINCASIAAHSGFNLLAAYSASKFAVRGFTQALAKELGPHGIQVNAYCPGIVGTDMWDLIDAKMGPYLGMAKGEVLKEYTKLITLGRVQTPEDAACFVAYVASSDADYMTGQSVMIDGGVVMS, encoded by the coding sequence ATGAGATTGAAGGAAAAGATTGCGATTGTAACAGGTGCAGGACGTGGAATCGGTAGAGCGATTGCTTTAAGATTGGCGCAAGAGGGAGCTACTGTTGTAATAAATGATATTAACAAAGAAAATTTATATAAAGTGAAGGAAGAGATTCAGCAGTTAGGACAAAAAACCACGGCAATTGTGGGAGATGTCAGTAATCCAGTAGATGTGGATGGTATAGTGAATCAAACAGTAAAAGCGTATGGGAAATTGGATATTATGGTGGCAAACGCAGGAATAGCCAGTGTCAAATTTAGTGTAGAAATGACACCAGAGGAATGGGATAAAATTTTTGCGGTAAACTGCAGAGGGGTTTTTCTATGTGATACAGCTGCAGCGAAGCAGATGATGAAACAAAAAAGTGGTAAGATCATTAACTGTGCCAGTATTGCTGCCCACTCTGGTTTTAATTTGCTGGCTGCCTACAGTGCTTCTAAGTTTGCTGTGCGGGGATTTACCCAGGCATTGGCGAAGGAACTTGGACCCCATGGTATTCAAGTAAATGCCTATTGTCCAGGGATTGTAGGAACAGATATGTGGGATTTAATTGATGCAAAGATGGGGCCCTATTTAGGGATGGCAAAAGGAGAAGTATTGAAGGAATACACCAAGCTTATTACATTGGGTCGGGTACAGACACCTGAAGATGCAGCCTGTTTTGTAGCCTATGTGGCATCCAGTGATGCGGATTATATGACTGGGCAATCTGTCATGATCGATGGTGGTGTTGTAATGAGTTAG